The nucleotide sequence CATCTCATCCTGCTGGCGATACACATGCTGAATGATCCAATACTGTCGTTGTTGCTGATGGGGAAGTGGAAAAGGTGCCGTTTCAACATTGTCAAGCAACTCATCAATATATCGCAGATTTCTTCGGATGTACTGTAATTGCTGCCGAAGTCCGCGCCGCAGAATTTTTCGGCCTGGTTTCTTTTTCTTAGCCAGATTCAGGTAGTTTTTACGGGCAAGTCTCCGATATGTTCTGGGCTTTTTGGCGTAGTCACTCTGTTTGTACAGATCATCAATCAGCTGCTCGGAAATCTCACGAGCTTCGTTGAGTAAACTCAGATCAGTCGGGTAACGAATCGCTTGCTCAGCAACCGTTGCATCGACAAGCATTTTTCCCTTATTTTCAACGGGCTCTTCCTGACTCTCATCCTCTTTTTCGTCTTCATTTGCCGTACTTTTCTTTGAGAGAGCAAGTTTTTCCAAAATCACTTCTTCAAAAGCAGAAAAAACATCTTTTCCCATGCGCTTGCGAATTTCAACAAACAGGCTGGGAGCTAGAGGTCGCTTGTCTTGAAAACAAGAAAATCCAACAAAATATTGAAGATAGGGATTCTCCTGGATCTGAAGTACGGTTTCTTCATCACTGAGCGTCAACTTGTGCTTAATGATTAACGCGCCGATCACCAATCTGGCATCTTTGGCTGGTCGTCCTTGATGCGGGTCCAAAGTTCGATAATATCTGATGGCGAACTCATCCCACGGAATAACTTTATGCCATTTGATCCATCTGTTTTCAGGGTTCAGTTTACCTCCAAACGGAAGGCTGAATCCTTCAAGTGTAAGCTGTCTGTCACTGGTGTACCTGATCATGTGCATGCCTTATGAGGGGGTGAACGTCAAAAACATGCATATTTTACAATATTTTTACAACTTTTTCATTTAAAATCAGTGCACTGAGGCTTTTTAAGGGCAATCTAAATATCAATTAGAAACATCTGATCCCATATCTGCTGAAATTGATCCCCCTTGATAGCTGGGGAATATTGTGCAAGTCTGCTTTCTATCTCTACTTCTGATAAGTTGGTTTCTTTGGACATACGCGCTCGAAGTCGATCTTTTTGCATATCTTGTTGATCCTTGCGTAGGGAAATAATCAGATGTTCAGCTAAAGATTGATAGGCAAGAAGAATATACGGTTCCCAATCAAAATATACGCCTCCAGATTCGCGAGATGCACTATCCGTAATTTCAGATAATCGAGGTTCATTGTCCATCCAACGTCTATAAAATTCTTTAGTGCCAGAGAGCAAATCCCCAGGAGATATTTCAGCATCAGGTCCAACAAGAGCAACAGCAGGTGCTATAGGGCTTCTAGTAAGAGCTTTAATTCCTGCAAAGCCAATGCATGCAGCAATTACAACAACCAAGTTGCAGTTGGTTGCAAAATTCAATCTTTGAAGAGGATCAGTTAATCGCTCCCATGAAAGTAATTCCTCGCCACCCTTCCCATTCGGCCCTCCCAGTCCATCTTTATTGCCATGAGCCTCAATATGAAGTACCGGTATCATACCAGTTCTTTCTGCAAGGTCAGTAGCATCTTTGATAGAAGCCAGTACCTCGGTGCTGCTTTTACATTCGGAATACTTTGACCAGCGAGACCTTCTCTCCTGCATCCATTCATGCAAGAGTTGTCCTGTATGTTGCTCATCTGTCGGCAGCCATTCAATGATCCAAATATTGGTTGACTTATTAACCGATTCCACTGGTGGTTTGGGCAGCTCTTCCAATAGACTCTGTTCGTCGCCAGTCAAGTCGCGTGTATTCATTTTTCCCTCACACATGCCGCATCGCCTCAACAGGTCGATACCGATTGATCTTCAAAATCGGATACAGCGTAGACAACACAGAAAGAACAAACATCACCACCATATCACGCAGGATAGCGAGTATATTTAGACACAATTAGGGCCTTTTTAGAGCATTGTGCTATGAAAAAGCAGGGGTAGAATTATTCCGTATTGCTGATTCTGAGGCGTACCTTCACTCTTTTCGCTAAAACCAATCTTCCAGCGACAAACCAGAAACTCTTTGAAATTCTTTTGTGTTTCTAGTGACCAATGTGGCATTTACACTCAAAGCTGTTCCTGCAATAAGAGTATCATATGGCCCTATAGGCCTTCCCTTTTTTTCCAAATCAGCTCTGATCATTGCGGCCACTTCAGCTTCACGAGGGGTAAAGGATTGCACGGTAATTCTTGAAGTAAGTGCTTCAAGTTGTTTTTTCCGTTTCTTGGGATTGTTTGACTTGGCAATTCCTACTTCAAGCTCATAGAGAACAATTGAGGGAATGGAAATATCTTTCGGCGATTTGGACAGTAGTGTTTCGGCCACGTTGCCAATGTCTTTGAAAAAATAAATCAAAGTGTTTGTGTCAAGGAGGTACATGTTACAGTTCTTCCCTCATGCTGTCGTGACCGGTATTTGACCTGATTTCTTGAAGAGTTGGGAAATCATCTTTCCAGCTCCCGGCCAACTCCACAACATCTTGAGGCCACTCAGTCATAATTTTTTCCTCAATGACCCCCGCAATCCATTTACTCACAGATAACTGACTTGATTTCGCAGCTTTTTTGAGTTTATTCTCAATTTCTTTATCAAGGTAGATAGTTACTTGTCCCATAATCTCGTCTCCGTATGAACAGTTTATAATATAATTGGAATTATAAGTGTCAGTCAGAGGCTTGTCAATAATTATTCAACATACTGAACTGATGTATTTTTAAATAGTAACAAACTGGAAACTTCCCCCTCTACACATGCCGCATAGCCTCAACAGGTCGATACCGATTAATCTTCAAAATCGGATACAGCGTAGACAACACAGAAAGAACAAACATCACCACCATATCACGGAGAATAACCAGAGGCTGAAAAGCCGTTGGCATTGCCGAAACCGCCAACCCAATACTGCTTAAACTGCTCTTCAAAGCCGGACATAGGAATAGGGTTGAGGTGAAAATAATAGGCCACAGCTCCCCCGACCAGTCCGCCAAGAACCACGCTCACAACAGCCAGCAGAGCACTTTCCAGCATCAGCATCCCAAGAATCTGTTTCGGGGTGGTGCCAATAGCCCGTAGCACCCCAATTTCCCGAATCCGGGAATAGACCGTCAGCAGGGTGTAGATCATAATTACAAAAAAGAT is from Candidatus Electrothrix sp. GW3-4 and encodes:
- a CDS encoding type II toxin-antitoxin system VapC family toxin — translated: MYLLDTNTLIYFFKDIGNVAETLLSKSPKDISIPSIVLYELEVGIAKSNNPKKRKKQLEALTSRITVQSFTPREAEVAAMIRADLEKKGRPIGPYDTLIAGTALSVNATLVTRNTKEFQRVSGLSLEDWF
- a CDS encoding CopG family transcriptional regulator; protein product: MGQVTIYLDKEIENKLKKAAKSSQLSVSKWIAGVIEEKIMTEWPQDVVELAGSWKDDFPTLQEIRSNTGHDSMREEL
- a CDS encoding ABC transporter permease codes for the protein MDSVFGYITLGVFFIVIFFVIMIYTLLTVYSRIREIGVLRAIGTTPKQILGMLMLESALLAVVSVVLGGLVGGAVAYYFHLNPIPMSGFEEQFKQYWVGGFGNANGFSASGYSP